A part of Winslowiella toletana genomic DNA contains:
- the fdhD gene encoding formate dehydrogenase accessory sulfurtransferase FdhD produces MRAVQVWQKEDLQQSQSDWLAEEVPVALVYNGISHVVMMASPKDLEAFAIGFSLSEGIIAASQDIFGIDIVTGCNGIEVQVELSSRRFMALKSQRRAMAGRTGCGVCGVEQLAEIGKPLQPLPFTQTFDLSHLDQALAQLRQYQPLGDYTGCTHAAAWVQPDGQLSGGCEDVGRHVALDKLLGYRSQQQWTQGAVLVSSRASYEMVQKSAMCGVEILFAVSAATKLAVDVAERSNLTLIGFSKPGRATIYTHPQRVR; encoded by the coding sequence ATGCGTGCGGTTCAGGTCTGGCAAAAAGAGGATCTACAGCAGTCGCAGTCTGACTGGCTGGCCGAAGAGGTGCCGGTGGCGCTGGTGTATAACGGCATTTCTCATGTGGTGATGATGGCCTCACCGAAAGATCTGGAGGCTTTTGCCATTGGGTTTTCGCTGTCGGAAGGAATTATTGCCGCGTCGCAGGATATTTTTGGCATCGATATCGTCACGGGCTGCAACGGTATCGAAGTGCAGGTTGAGCTGTCCAGCCGTCGCTTTATGGCGCTGAAATCGCAACGACGGGCGATGGCTGGCCGCACCGGCTGTGGCGTCTGCGGCGTCGAGCAACTGGCGGAGATCGGCAAGCCGCTACAGCCACTGCCGTTTACCCAGACGTTTGACCTGAGCCATCTCGATCAGGCTCTCGCTCAGCTGCGTCAGTATCAGCCGCTTGGCGATTACACCGGTTGTACCCACGCCGCAGCATGGGTGCAGCCTGACGGGCAGCTGAGCGGCGGCTGTGAAGATGTTGGCCGCCACGTGGCACTGGATAAGTTGCTCGGTTATCGCAGCCAGCAGCAGTGGACGCAGGGGGCTGTGCTGGTCTCCAGCCGCGCCAGCTATGAGATGGTGCAGAAATCGGCGATGTGCGGCGTGGAGATTCTGTTTGCCGTTTCGGCAGCCACTAAACTGGCGGTCGATGTTGCTGAACGCAGTAATTTGACGTTGATCGGATTTAGTAAACCAGGGCGGGCAACCATCTATACACATCCACAAAGAGTGAGATAA
- the fdhE gene encoding formate dehydrogenase accessory protein FdhE, giving the protein MSIRIIPQQPLEASDTPATERIPPLLFPRLKKLYQRRAARLRDLAAKNPLGDYLRFAAVIAEAQEIVLYDHPLQMDLHARLMATAASGKPPLDIQTLPRDAHWQRLLHSLIAEMKPEMSGQALAVLENLEKASSQELEAMASAMFNNDFAQVSSDKSPFIWAALSLYWAQMAELIPGKARVEAGNQRQFCPVCGSVPVSSVVHMGSEDDELRYLHCNLCESEWHVAATTCSNCEQTRELHYWSLDSIVKAESCGDCGTYLKLLYQEKDPALEPVADDLATLVLDARMEQEGFARSSLNPFLFPGE; this is encoded by the coding sequence ATGAGCATTCGCATAATCCCGCAGCAACCGCTGGAAGCAAGCGATACACCCGCGACGGAACGCATTCCTCCCCTGCTTTTTCCCCGACTGAAGAAGCTGTATCAGCGCCGCGCCGCGCGACTGCGCGATTTAGCGGCGAAAAATCCTTTGGGCGACTATTTACGCTTTGCCGCGGTGATTGCCGAAGCGCAGGAGATTGTGCTGTACGATCATCCGCTGCAAATGGACCTGCATGCCCGGCTGATGGCGACCGCCGCCAGCGGTAAACCACCGCTCGATATCCAGACCCTGCCACGCGACGCCCACTGGCAACGGTTATTGCACTCCCTGATTGCCGAAATGAAGCCGGAAATGAGCGGTCAGGCGCTGGCGGTACTGGAAAATCTGGAAAAAGCCTCCTCGCAGGAACTGGAAGCGATGGCCAGTGCGATGTTCAACAACGACTTTGCGCAGGTCAGCAGCGATAAGTCGCCCTTTATCTGGGCGGCGCTGTCGCTCTACTGGGCGCAGATGGCCGAGTTAATCCCCGGTAAAGCGCGGGTTGAAGCGGGCAATCAGCGCCAGTTTTGCCCGGTGTGCGGCAGCGTTCCGGTCAGTAGCGTGGTGCATATGGGTAGCGAAGATGACGAACTGCGCTATCTTCACTGTAATCTGTGTGAAAGTGAGTGGCATGTGGCCGCGACCACCTGCAGCAACTGCGAGCAGACCCGCGAGCTGCATTACTGGTCACTGGATAGCATCGTCAAAGCGGAAAGTTGCGGTGATTGCGGCACCTATCTGAAGCTGCTGTATCAGGAAAAAGATCCGGCGCTGGAGCCGGTGGCGGACGATCTCGCCACCCTGGTGCTGGATGCGCGCATGGAGCAGGAAGGCTTTGCCCGCAGCAGTCTTAATCCCTTTCTTTTCCCGGGTGAATAA
- a CDS encoding glutathione S-transferase, which produces MKLIGNYTSPYVRKISVIMLEKGITFEFVNESPWHEESHVPQYNPLGKVPALVVKPDEIWYDSAIIAEYLEQLNVAPALIPREPLASLKVRQTEVLADGVCDAALVIVRHQMLPAEQQSESELLRQRTKIQRGLDALEKLAANGEWLNGEQLTLADIATACTIGYLNFRRVAPNWCVERPALVRLAEKMFQRESFARTVPPTA; this is translated from the coding sequence ATGAAACTGATCGGCAATTACACCAGCCCCTATGTGCGTAAAATCTCGGTCATCATGCTGGAAAAAGGCATTACGTTCGAATTTGTCAATGAATCGCCGTGGCATGAAGAGAGTCATGTACCGCAATATAACCCGCTGGGTAAAGTTCCGGCGCTGGTGGTTAAGCCAGATGAGATCTGGTACGACTCGGCGATTATTGCTGAATACCTCGAACAGCTCAATGTTGCTCCGGCGCTGATCCCGCGTGAGCCGCTGGCCTCGCTGAAAGTGCGTCAGACTGAAGTGCTGGCGGATGGAGTGTGCGATGCGGCGCTGGTGATTGTGCGTCATCAGATGCTGCCAGCGGAACAGCAGTCAGAAAGCGAACTGCTGCGTCAGCGCACCAAAATTCAGCGCGGACTGGATGCGCTGGAAAAACTGGCGGCAAACGGCGAATGGCTAAATGGTGAACAGCTGACGCTGGCGGATATCGCTACCGCCTGTACCATTGGTTATCTTAATTTCCGGCGTGTGGCGCCGAACTGGTGTGTCGAACGACCGGCGCTGGTCAGGCTGGCGGAGAAGATGTTCCAGCGCGAGAGCTTTGCGCGTACAGTGCCACCTACTGCCTGA
- the glyS gene encoding glycine--tRNA ligase subunit beta, with protein sequence MTEKTFLVEIGTEELPPKALRSLAESFAAHFTAELDAADLAHGEVSWFAAPRRLALKVANLSASQPDREVEKRGPAIAAAFDASGVATKAAEGWARGCGITVDQAERLSTDKGEWLLYRALSKGESAQTLLPAMVATALTKLPIPKLMRWGDKETQFVRPVHTVTLLLGDESIPATILGVDSARIIRGHRFMGEPEFTIDNADQYPQILLERGKVVADYETRKTLIKADAEAAARKIGGKADLSESLLEEVTSLVEWPVVLTATFEEKFLAVPAEALVYTMKGDQKYFPVYDDNGKLLPHFIFVTNIESKDPQQIISGNEKVVRPRLADAEFFFNSDRKKRLEEHLPRLETVLFQKQLGTLRDKTDRIQALSGWIAAQIGADVNHATRAGLLSKCDLMTNMVFEFTDTQGVMGMHYARHDGEAEDVAVALNEQYQPRYAGDDLPSNPVACALAIADKMDTLAGIFGIGQHPKGDKDPFALRRAALGVLRIIVEKNLALDLQTLTEEAVRLYGSKLTNAKVVDEVIDFMLGRFRSWYQEEGHSIDTLQAVLARRPTRPADFDARMKAVSHFRSLPEAAALAAANKRVSNILAKSTETLNDSVQASLLKENEEIQLATFVTALSSKLQPFFAEGRYQDALIELAQLRESVDNFFDKVMVNADDQAVRVNRLTLLTKLRELFLQVADISLLQ encoded by the coding sequence ATGACTGAAAAAACATTTCTGGTGGAGATCGGCACCGAAGAGCTGCCACCAAAGGCGCTGCGTAGCCTGGCGGAATCGTTTGCCGCCCACTTTACGGCTGAACTGGATGCTGCCGACCTGGCGCACGGTGAAGTCAGCTGGTTTGCCGCGCCGCGTCGTCTGGCGCTGAAAGTCGCTAATCTGAGCGCCTCACAGCCGGATCGTGAAGTTGAAAAACGTGGCCCGGCGATTGCCGCCGCCTTTGATGCCAGTGGCGTCGCGACCAAAGCCGCCGAAGGCTGGGCACGCGGTTGCGGGATTACCGTTGATCAGGCTGAGCGTCTGAGCACCGACAAAGGCGAATGGCTGCTGTATCGCGCTCTGAGCAAAGGCGAAAGCGCGCAGACGCTGCTGCCGGCGATGGTGGCGACTGCGCTGACGAAACTGCCGATCCCTAAGCTGATGCGTTGGGGCGATAAAGAGACGCAGTTTGTGCGTCCGGTGCATACCGTGACCCTGCTGCTGGGCGATGAGTCGATCCCGGCCACCATTCTCGGCGTTGATTCTGCGCGCATTATTCGTGGCCATCGCTTTATGGGCGAGCCAGAGTTCACTATCGACAATGCTGACCAGTATCCGCAAATTCTGCTGGAGCGCGGTAAAGTGGTCGCTGACTACGAAACGCGTAAAACGCTGATCAAAGCCGATGCGGAAGCTGCAGCGCGTAAGATTGGCGGTAAAGCCGATCTGAGCGAAAGTCTGCTGGAAGAAGTGACTTCGCTGGTGGAGTGGCCGGTGGTGCTGACCGCGACCTTCGAAGAGAAATTCCTCGCGGTGCCGGCAGAAGCGCTGGTGTACACCATGAAGGGCGACCAGAAGTACTTCCCGGTGTACGACGATAACGGCAAACTGCTGCCGCACTTTATTTTCGTCACTAATATTGAGTCGAAAGATCCGCAGCAGATTATTTCCGGTAATGAGAAAGTGGTGCGTCCACGCCTCGCCGATGCGGAGTTCTTCTTTAACTCGGACCGTAAAAAACGCCTCGAAGAGCATCTGCCACGTCTGGAAACCGTGCTGTTCCAGAAACAGCTGGGTACCCTGCGCGACAAAACCGACCGTATCCAGGCGCTGTCTGGCTGGATTGCGGCGCAGATCGGCGCTGATGTGAATCATGCCACCCGTGCTGGCCTGCTGTCGAAGTGCGACCTGATGACCAATATGGTGTTTGAGTTTACCGACACCCAGGGTGTGATGGGCATGCACTACGCGCGCCATGATGGTGAAGCGGAAGATGTGGCGGTGGCGCTGAACGAGCAGTATCAGCCACGCTATGCCGGTGATGACCTGCCGTCCAACCCGGTGGCTTGTGCGCTGGCGATTGCCGATAAGATGGATACGCTGGCCGGTATTTTTGGCATTGGCCAGCATCCGAAAGGCGATAAAGACCCGTTTGCACTGCGTCGTGCGGCGCTGGGCGTCTTGCGTATTATCGTCGAGAAAAATCTGGCGCTCGATCTGCAAACCCTGACCGAAGAAGCGGTGCGCCTGTATGGCAGCAAGCTGACCAACGCTAAAGTGGTCGATGAGGTTATCGACTTTATGCTTGGTCGCTTCCGCAGCTGGTATCAGGAAGAGGGTCACAGCATTGATACGTTGCAGGCGGTGCTGGCGCGTCGTCCAACCCGTCCGGCGGACTTTGATGCCCGTATGAAGGCGGTTTCGCACTTCCGTAGCTTGCCGGAAGCGGCAGCGCTGGCTGCGGCCAATAAACGCGTATCCAATATCCTCGCCAAATCGACCGAAACCCTGAATGACAGCGTACAGGCCTCGCTGCTGAAGGAAAACGAAGAGATTCAGCTGGCGACCTTTGTCACCGCGCTTAGCAGTAAACTGCAGCCGTTCTTTGCCGAAGGCCGTTATCAGGATGCGTTAATCGAGCTGGCGCAGTTGCGCGAGTCGGTGGACAACTTCTTCGATAAGGTGATGGTTAACGCTGATGACCAGGCGGTGCGGGTTAACCGTCTGACGCTGCTGACGAAACTGCGTGAGTTGTTCCTGCAAGTTGCGGATATTTCGCTGTTGCAGTGA
- the glyQ gene encoding glycine--tRNA ligase subunit alpha, with translation MQKFDTKTFQGLILTLQDYWARQGCTIVQPLDMEVGAGTSHPMTCLRALGPEPIAAAYVQPSRRPTDGRYGENPNRLQHYYQFQVIIKPSPDNIQELYLGSLKELGMDPTIHDIRFVEDNWENPTLGAWGLGWEVWLNGMEVTQFTYFQQVGGLECKPVTGEITYGLERLAMYIQGVDSVYDLVWSDGPLGTTTYGDVFHQNEVEQSTYNFEYADVDFLFTCFEQYEKEAQSLLALEKPLPLPAYERILKAGHTFNLLDARKAISVTERQRYILRIRTLTKAVAEAYYASREALGFPMLNRKK, from the coding sequence ATGCAAAAGTTTGATACTAAGACCTTTCAGGGCCTGATCCTGACCTTGCAGGATTACTGGGCGCGCCAGGGCTGCACCATTGTTCAACCACTGGACATGGAAGTGGGCGCCGGCACCTCACATCCTATGACTTGCCTGCGTGCTTTAGGGCCGGAGCCAATCGCTGCTGCCTATGTGCAGCCGTCACGTCGTCCTACCGATGGTCGTTATGGCGAAAACCCGAACCGCTTACAGCACTACTACCAGTTCCAGGTGATCATCAAACCTTCGCCGGACAATATTCAGGAGCTGTATCTGGGTTCACTGAAAGAGCTGGGTATGGATCCCACCATCCACGATATTCGCTTTGTCGAAGATAACTGGGAGAACCCGACGCTGGGTGCCTGGGGCCTCGGCTGGGAAGTGTGGCTGAACGGCATGGAAGTGACGCAGTTTACCTACTTCCAGCAGGTTGGCGGACTGGAGTGTAAGCCGGTAACCGGTGAGATCACCTACGGTCTGGAGCGTCTGGCGATGTATATCCAGGGCGTGGACAGCGTTTACGATCTGGTCTGGAGCGACGGTCCGCTGGGCACCACCACTTACGGTGATGTGTTCCATCAGAATGAAGTGGAGCAATCCACCTATAACTTTGAATATGCGGATGTCGACTTCCTGTTTACCTGCTTCGAGCAGTACGAGAAAGAGGCGCAAAGCCTGCTGGCGCTGGAGAAACCCCTGCCGCTGCCGGCTTACGAACGCATTCTGAAGGCGGGCCATACTTTCAACCTGCTGGACGCGCGCAAGGCGATCTCGGTGACCGAGCGTCAGCGCTATATTCTGCGTATTCGTACCCTGACCAAAGCCGTGGCGGAAGCTTATTATGCGTCGCGTGAGGCGCTGGGCTTCCCGATGTTGAACAGAAAAAAATAA
- a CDS encoding dihydroorotase — protein sequence MNTLIVNGLVVTPGGDIDAGLLIEHGKIAAILAHGSPLPQADEIIDASGLVVMPGTIDVHTHFTAAHDFPEQELREGTRGAAAHGVTTIIEMPHSLPPATTLDSFIAKREILARSCVVDYALWAGLDGKNLPQLAKIQQAGAIAFKAFLCSDSPDGAAGDEKGLPRLNDDNLLRAMRELASFNGLIGVHAENHDILTGAASELRAARRNHNRACALASPEIAETEAVGRVLHFARQTGVRTHIVHVSSAQAVRMITAAKSAVRVSCETCPHYLLLDEDDLVRIGANARCSPPIRPRPVVNALWQLVHSGEIDLLASDHYPCTPEQKQLGQNGIWDAVKGLTGVETLGPLFFSEGHIRRALSLREVARMTASGPAQVFHLWPRKGAIALGADADLALYDPHEIWTVSGEKFHGLGKWSAFDGMKCRGKVVRTLIRGISVFRDGAIQVAPGFGQFLTRTF from the coding sequence ATGAACACATTGATTGTAAACGGTTTAGTCGTTACTCCTGGCGGTGACATTGACGCCGGGTTACTGATTGAGCACGGTAAAATCGCCGCTATTCTGGCGCACGGTAGCCCGTTGCCGCAGGCTGATGAGATTATCGACGCCAGTGGACTGGTGGTGATGCCCGGCACCATTGATGTCCATACCCATTTCACCGCTGCCCATGATTTCCCGGAGCAGGAGCTGCGCGAAGGCACCCGGGGCGCCGCCGCCCATGGTGTCACCACCATTATCGAGATGCCGCACTCGCTGCCACCGGCTACTACCCTCGACAGTTTTATCGCCAAACGCGAGATACTGGCGCGCAGCTGCGTGGTGGATTACGCGCTCTGGGCGGGCCTCGACGGCAAAAACCTGCCACAGCTGGCGAAAATACAACAGGCAGGCGCCATCGCCTTTAAAGCGTTTTTGTGCAGCGATTCACCGGATGGCGCGGCCGGTGATGAAAAGGGGCTGCCAAGGTTAAATGATGACAATCTGCTGCGCGCCATGCGTGAGCTGGCCAGTTTTAATGGCCTGATCGGCGTGCATGCCGAGAACCATGACATTCTGACCGGCGCCGCCAGCGAACTGCGCGCCGCCCGGCGCAACCACAACCGTGCTTGCGCGCTGGCCAGTCCGGAGATTGCCGAGACCGAAGCCGTCGGCCGCGTACTACACTTCGCCAGACAGACCGGCGTGCGGACGCATATTGTCCATGTCAGTTCAGCGCAGGCGGTGCGGATGATTACGGCGGCAAAATCAGCCGTACGGGTCAGCTGCGAAACCTGTCCGCACTATCTGCTGCTCGACGAAGACGATCTGGTGCGCATCGGCGCCAATGCCCGCTGTAGCCCGCCGATCCGCCCGCGCCCGGTGGTCAACGCGTTGTGGCAGCTGGTGCACAGTGGTGAAATTGATCTGCTGGCCTCCGACCACTATCCCTGTACGCCAGAGCAAAAACAGCTGGGGCAAAATGGCATCTGGGATGCGGTCAAAGGGCTGACGGGGGTGGAAACCCTCGGGCCGCTATTTTTTAGTGAAGGCCATATCAGGCGCGCCCTGTCACTGCGCGAGGTGGCGCGAATGACCGCCAGCGGTCCGGCGCAAGTCTTTCATCTCTGGCCGCGCAAAGGGGCCATCGCTCTGGGGGCTGATGCCGATTTGGCGCTGTACGACCCGCATGAAATCTGGACGGTCAGCGGAGAAAAATTTCACGGGCTGGGTAAGTGGAGTGCTTTTGACGGCATGAAATGCCGCGGAAAAGTGGTGCGCACCCTGATCCGCGGCATTAGCGTATTTCGTGACGGCGCAATACAGGTTGCGCCGGGATTTGGTCAGTTCCTGACGCGCACCTTTTAA
- a CDS encoding Rid family detoxifying hydrolase, which produces MKQAITYPGMHAEDRPMGPAPLSSAILSEPMLFISGQVAIDPYSGAIVGNDIQAQTHQVLKNVGDLLGEAGMTFDNVVRVTIFLTDLSLFAELNAVYADYFAFPYPARATVGIQLNHPDLLVEMEVTAMR; this is translated from the coding sequence ATGAAACAGGCCATTACCTACCCCGGAATGCACGCAGAAGACCGCCCGATGGGGCCAGCGCCGCTCTCATCGGCGATTCTGAGTGAGCCGATGCTGTTTATCTCCGGTCAGGTAGCCATCGATCCGTACAGCGGCGCAATTGTCGGCAACGATATTCAGGCGCAGACCCACCAGGTGCTGAAAAACGTCGGCGACCTGCTGGGCGAAGCCGGTATGACCTTCGATAACGTGGTGCGCGTAACGATTTTCCTTACCGATCTTTCGCTGTTCGCTGAGCTGAATGCGGTATACGCCGACTATTTTGCTTTTCCGTACCCGGCTCGCGCCACCGTCGGCATCCAGCTCAACCACCCGGATTTACTGGTTGAGATGGAAGTGACGGCGATGCGCTAA
- a CDS encoding D-2-hydroxyacid dehydrogenase, producing the protein MHIHIENDASAPQALQLPVELLQQRIDANPLLRGKFTLSENSDAERVAAFLPAAEILWAGRKLPLYHYPTPQLKWVQVMSAGVESWLEKWPAAIQLVNASGVHGDKGAEFILMAALMFNYGIPGFLQDQASQQWRPTFGGCARGKKVLLLGVGGIGAAAAAMLTRQGYEVCGVTRSGYSEAELARCIAMADIDAELADTDVLVSTLPLTAETEGLFNARRLAQLPARAGVIIVGRARVFDYHALREMLSQQQLAGAVLDVFPQEPLPAGDPLWHCPGLIITPHCSLDDHGAYLEGCLSRFIQNLERYQAGEPLINRVNPETGY; encoded by the coding sequence ATGCATATTCATATCGAAAACGACGCCAGCGCGCCGCAGGCACTGCAACTGCCAGTGGAGCTGCTGCAACAGCGAATTGACGCCAATCCGCTGCTGCGCGGCAAATTTACCCTGTCGGAAAACAGCGATGCCGAACGCGTAGCGGCGTTTTTACCTGCCGCAGAGATTCTGTGGGCCGGACGTAAGCTGCCGCTGTATCACTATCCGACGCCACAACTGAAGTGGGTGCAGGTGATGTCCGCAGGCGTGGAGAGCTGGCTGGAAAAATGGCCAGCGGCCATTCAGCTGGTGAATGCCTCCGGCGTCCACGGCGATAAAGGGGCCGAATTTATTCTGATGGCTGCGCTGATGTTCAATTACGGCATTCCGGGCTTTCTGCAGGACCAGGCCAGCCAGCAGTGGCGGCCGACCTTTGGCGGCTGTGCGCGCGGCAAAAAAGTGCTGCTGCTGGGCGTGGGCGGCATTGGCGCGGCGGCGGCGGCGATGCTGACGCGCCAGGGTTACGAAGTCTGTGGCGTGACGCGCAGCGGCTATAGCGAAGCCGAACTGGCGCGCTGCATCGCGATGGCGGATATCGATGCCGAACTGGCGGACACCGATGTGCTGGTCTCCACACTGCCGCTGACGGCGGAAACCGAGGGTCTGTTCAATGCCCGCCGTCTGGCGCAGCTGCCAGCGCGTGCGGGGGTGATTATCGTCGGGCGCGCCAGGGTGTTTGATTATCACGCGCTGCGCGAGATGTTAAGCCAGCAGCAGCTGGCGGGCGCGGTGCTGGATGTTTTCCCGCAGGAGCCACTGCCTGCCGGCGATCCGCTGTGGCACTGCCCGGGGCTGATTATCACGCCACATTGCAGCCTTGACGATCATGGCGCCTATCTCGAAGGCTGCCTGTCGCGCTTTATCCAGAATCTTGAACGGTATCAGGCCGGAGAGCCGCTAATAAACCGGGTTAACCCAGAAACAGGTTATTAA
- a CDS encoding transporter substrate-binding domain-containing protein, translating to MKFARIALLVSGLTGSMLSLSAHAADPVKPTAADFAAMAQCKTLQTKYPSLVGKDVVVGLGGYTKGFEAPSAADPTVIEGLDPSLFDRLGGCLGFKHTYQNGSFNVLLTSISSGRADIGPMLYVTPERLKQIAFVASVQVQDGSVIAKGNPKKINTIDDLCGKTVAAAAGTYEASKLVPEQSARCVAAGKPEVNMLMVQNTDNSIQAIKSGRADIYLTEAGSAREIAKADPASYATAFTVDLPIMVGFPIAKDNAVMRSAVLDAMLVIQQSGAQQKLLDYWGQGASAQRTATDKG from the coding sequence ATGAAATTTGCACGCATCGCTCTGCTGGTATCCGGTCTGACCGGCTCCATGTTGTCTCTCTCCGCGCACGCTGCCGACCCGGTAAAACCCACTGCCGCCGACTTCGCCGCGATGGCGCAGTGTAAAACCCTGCAAACCAAATATCCGTCGCTGGTCGGCAAAGATGTGGTGGTGGGTTTAGGCGGTTACACCAAAGGTTTTGAAGCACCATCCGCCGCCGATCCGACGGTGATTGAAGGACTGGATCCGTCACTGTTTGATCGCCTTGGCGGCTGTCTCGGCTTTAAACACACTTACCAGAACGGCTCATTTAACGTGCTGCTGACCTCGATCTCCAGTGGTCGCGCCGATATCGGCCCGATGCTGTACGTCACCCCGGAACGTCTGAAACAGATTGCATTTGTTGCCTCGGTGCAGGTGCAGGACGGCTCGGTAATCGCCAAAGGCAACCCGAAGAAAATCAATACCATTGACGATCTCTGCGGCAAGACCGTTGCCGCCGCGGCCGGCACTTACGAAGCCAGCAAACTGGTGCCGGAGCAGAGCGCCAGATGCGTAGCCGCCGGTAAGCCGGAAGTGAATATGCTGATGGTGCAGAACACCGATAACAGCATTCAGGCGATCAAAAGTGGTCGTGCCGATATCTATCTGACCGAAGCCGGTTCAGCGCGTGAAATCGCTAAAGCCGATCCCGCTTCTTACGCCACCGCCTTTACGGTCGATCTGCCCATTATGGTCGGCTTCCCGATTGCTAAAGATAACGCGGTGATGCGCAGTGCGGTGCTTGACGCGATGCTGGTGATTCAGCAGAGCGGCGCGCAGCAGAAACTGCTGGATTACTGGGGCCAGGGCGCCAGCGCACAGCGTACTGCGACCGACAAAGGTTAA
- a CDS encoding amino acid ABC transporter permease/ATP-binding protein: protein MDDFLKYLTLPYLWQGAVIAVQLLVGALAGGVIIGFFLALASTSRHFIIRFPVQVYIYILRGTPVLLQLILLYNVLPQFGLRFSPFVSALLALMINETAFCAEIIRGGIMATDRNQRVAAQAFGYSRTKEMIYVVIPQALRAILPTMGNETVGLLKSTSLASVVGVNELTMRGQTIVSQNFMFIPVLVASGGIYMILSSLLAAGQWWMERHYNLEDRARRARARQDKLPPAAEVEALMLPKQRWDTSKAAPVLEIDNLCVEYGNKPVLKDLSLHIRRGEVVVLLGRSGSGKSTLLKSILALTPRSGGRIATEGHVMGYNDQGKPLPDRHLPANRARSGIGIVFQHFALFDHLTALENAMSIPLRVQGEQPEIARAKAMRALRVVGLGDFAAALPHELSGGQQQRVGIARALAAEPRILLFDEPTSALDPELVREVNQTIRSLAQTGITMIISTHDIAFAASVADRVVFLQGGQLIEQGPPAILQQPQTEAFAQFLQHEQQHQEIAHA from the coding sequence GTGGATGATTTTCTGAAGTATTTAACCCTGCCCTATTTGTGGCAGGGTGCGGTAATCGCTGTGCAACTGCTTGTCGGCGCACTGGCTGGTGGGGTGATTATTGGTTTCTTTCTGGCGCTGGCCAGCACCTCACGCCATTTTATTATTCGTTTTCCGGTGCAGGTGTATATCTACATTCTGCGCGGCACGCCGGTTCTGCTACAGCTGATCCTGCTGTACAACGTGCTGCCGCAGTTTGGCCTGCGCTTTAGTCCGTTTGTCAGCGCCTTACTGGCGCTGATGATCAACGAAACCGCATTCTGCGCCGAGATTATTCGCGGCGGCATTATGGCCACCGATCGCAATCAGCGCGTCGCCGCCCAGGCCTTTGGTTACTCGCGTACCAAAGAGATGATTTATGTGGTGATCCCGCAGGCGCTGCGCGCCATTCTGCCAACCATGGGCAATGAGACCGTTGGCCTGCTGAAGTCCACCTCGCTGGCTTCGGTAGTCGGCGTTAACGAACTGACGATGCGCGGTCAGACCATTGTTTCGCAAAACTTTATGTTTATTCCGGTGCTGGTGGCGTCGGGCGGCATCTATATGATCCTCTCGTCGCTGCTGGCCGCCGGTCAGTGGTGGATGGAGCGCCATTACAATCTGGAAGATCGCGCCCGCCGCGCCCGCGCCCGGCAGGACAAACTGCCGCCAGCAGCGGAGGTGGAAGCGCTGATGCTGCCGAAACAGCGCTGGGATACCAGCAAAGCGGCGCCGGTACTGGAGATCGATAACCTCTGTGTCGAATATGGCAATAAACCGGTGCTGAAAGATCTGTCGCTGCATATTCGTCGTGGTGAAGTGGTGGTGCTGCTGGGCCGCTCCGGTTCCGGCAAAAGCACCCTGCTGAAATCGATTCTCGCCCTGACGCCGCGTTCCGGCGGACGCATCGCCACTGAAGGCCATGTAATGGGTTACAACGATCAGGGGAAACCGCTGCCGGACCGCCATCTGCCCGCCAACCGCGCGCGTTCCGGCATTGGCATTGTTTTCCAGCACTTCGCCCTGTTTGACCATCTGACCGCGCTGGAAAATGCGATGAGCATTCCGCTGCGCGTGCAGGGTGAACAGCCGGAGATTGCCCGCGCCAAAGCGATGCGCGCACTGCGGGTGGTAGGCCTTGGCGACTTTGCGGCGGCGCTGCCGCACGAGTTATCCGGTGGCCAGCAGCAGCGTGTCGGCATCGCCCGCGCGCTGGCTGCGGAACCGCGCATTCTGCTGTTTGATGAGCCAACCTCGGCGCTGGACCCGGAGCTGGTGCGTGAGGTCAACCAGACCATTCGCTCGCTGGCGCAAACCGGTATCACCATGATTATCAGCACCCATGATATTGCTTTCGCCGCCAGCGTGGCGGACCGCGTGGTATTCCTGCAAGGCGGCCAGCTGATTGAGCAAGGGCCACCGGCAATTCTGCAACAGCCGCAGACTGAAGCTTTCGCCCAGTTCCTGCAACACGAACAACAACATCAGGAGATCGCACATGCATAA